From the genome of Winogradskyella forsetii, one region includes:
- a CDS encoding outer membrane beta-barrel protein translates to MQLRLCTTLFLVFTLTLSFAQKDVKIKGTVLEKDTNIPLEYATVVVKTKEDNKIITGGITDTNGKFNVEVPAGTYIVSVEYISYKTKTFPEQTISKDTDLGTIYLALNVDTLNEVMVVAERTTVEIKLDKKVYNIGKDLTTAGGTVSDALNNVPSVAVDIDGAISLRGNGNVRILINGKPSALAGFGDTNVLSQLPAEAIERVEVITSPSARYDAEGTAGILNIILRQKETLGFNGSINSTIGNPDNIGLNASLNYRTEKYNLFTNLGWRYFDAPRNSFNDVTRFDRVEDGEIISPTFRRIIEDEEVERLNRNYNANVGIEYFLSDKSSITGSLFYRFGSDADLAINESERFNDGIIVEETLRRERDTEQDNSYQIAVNFVQRFGDDADHKLTVDFQYENDSEEGFTFLNEDYLSTDQTDPEPFQIEQEFTNEDQKEYLFQADYVLPIGEDSRFEAGFRSNLENEITDYRLEQEDLETGQLVRNDTITNIFDYDENVNAIYSQYGTKFGKFSFLLGLRLEHTQLKGNIDSRLSDEDLENAYQFPIKTDFDNNYLGLFPTVNLIYNLSGADSDSEESITLGYNRRINRPRGWFINPFPTRSSRTNVFQGNPNIQPAFSNAFDIGYLKRWEKLTLTSSIYYQVETNSFERVEENTGQQTTDEIDIIRTIPINLSTNKRTGAELGVLYNPNKWLRLNSSFNFFQFETDGAFNGVDYSAKNTSWFARFSSKVTVPWQIDWQTNAFYRGAQQDAQSDTEGLLSIDLALSKEIKIKSNSLTVSLNVRDLLNSRKRKSLTTTEFFERYSESQWRQRQINLSLIYRFNQKLNKRERSGNGENGNGDDMDFEG, encoded by the coding sequence ATGCAATTACGTCTTTGTACTACACTATTCTTAGTTTTCACACTAACTCTCTCTTTCGCTCAAAAAGACGTTAAAATAAAAGGAACCGTCCTTGAAAAAGATACCAACATCCCTTTAGAATATGCAACGGTTGTTGTTAAAACAAAAGAAGATAACAAAATCATAACTGGTGGCATCACAGATACCAATGGTAAATTTAATGTCGAAGTTCCTGCAGGAACTTATATTGTTTCCGTAGAATACATATCCTACAAAACAAAGACTTTCCCAGAACAGACTATTTCAAAAGACACCGATTTGGGAACTATTTATCTTGCATTGAATGTTGATACCTTAAATGAGGTTATGGTTGTTGCCGAACGCACAACGGTTGAAATAAAACTAGATAAAAAAGTTTATAACATAGGAAAAGATTTAACCACAGCTGGTGGAACCGTAAGTGACGCCCTTAATAATGTACCGTCTGTTGCGGTAGACATTGATGGCGCCATAAGCCTTAGAGGCAATGGTAATGTAAGAATCTTAATTAATGGTAAGCCCTCTGCCCTAGCTGGTTTTGGGGACACCAACGTGTTGAGTCAATTACCTGCAGAAGCTATTGAGCGTGTCGAGGTTATTACGTCTCCATCTGCAAGGTATGATGCCGAAGGTACAGCAGGTATCTTAAACATCATTTTACGCCAAAAAGAAACGTTGGGTTTTAATGGCTCTATTAACTCCACTATCGGTAATCCCGATAATATTGGTTTGAATGCAAGTCTTAATTATAGAACCGAAAAATATAATTTATTCACCAATTTAGGTTGGAGGTATTTTGATGCACCTAGAAATAGTTTTAATGATGTTACCCGTTTTGACCGTGTAGAAGATGGTGAAATTATTTCGCCTACTTTCCGCAGAATTATTGAAGACGAAGAAGTTGAACGCCTCAATAGAAACTATAATGCAAATGTGGGAATTGAATATTTCCTCAGTGACAAATCTTCCATAACAGGTAGTCTCTTTTATCGATTTGGAAGTGATGCAGATTTGGCTATAAATGAAAGTGAGCGATTTAATGATGGCATTATTGTTGAAGAAACACTACGTCGCGAAAGAGACACCGAACAGGATAATAGCTATCAAATTGCAGTTAATTTTGTTCAACGCTTTGGTGATGATGCTGACCACAAACTGACAGTAGATTTTCAATACGAAAATGATAGTGAAGAAGGGTTTACGTTTTTAAATGAAGATTATCTTTCTACCGACCAAACCGATCCTGAACCTTTTCAGATTGAACAGGAATTTACCAACGAAGATCAAAAGGAATATTTGTTTCAGGCAGATTATGTGTTACCGATTGGTGAAGATTCTCGCTTCGAAGCTGGTTTTAGAAGTAACCTGGAAAATGAAATTACCGATTACAGATTGGAACAGGAAGATTTAGAAACGGGTCAGCTTGTTAGAAATGACACCATTACCAATATTTTTGATTATGATGAGAACGTAAATGCCATTTATAGCCAATATGGTACGAAGTTCGGGAAGTTCTCTTTTTTATTGGGATTAAGATTAGAGCACACACAACTAAAAGGAAATATTGATTCTAGACTATCTGACGAAGATTTAGAGAATGCCTACCAGTTTCCTATAAAAACCGATTTTGACAATAATTATTTAGGGTTATTTCCAACTGTTAATCTTATTTACAACTTAAGTGGAGCTGATTCTGATAGTGAAGAAAGTATTACTTTAGGTTACAACAGAAGAATCAACAGACCAAGAGGTTGGTTCATCAACCCATTCCCAACACGTTCTAGCAGAACGAATGTTTTTCAGGGAAATCCCAACATACAGCCTGCTTTTTCTAATGCTTTTGATATAGGCTATCTAAAACGTTGGGAAAAATTGACATTGACATCTTCTATTTATTATCAAGTTGAAACCAATTCCTTTGAGCGTGTAGAAGAAAATACAGGACAGCAAACCACTGACGAAATTGATATTATTAGAACCATTCCTATTAACCTTTCAACCAATAAACGTACAGGTGCAGAATTAGGTGTTTTATATAATCCTAACAAATGGTTACGCCTCAACTCCAGTTTTAATTTTTTTCAGTTTGAAACTGATGGTGCGTTTAATGGTGTTGATTACAGCGCAAAAAATACGAGTTGGTTTGCACGTTTCAGCTCTAAAGTGACTGTACCTTGGCAAATCGATTGGCAAACAAATGCTTTTTATAGAGGTGCTCAACAAGACGCTCAGTCAGATACTGAAGGTTTATTATCCATTGATTTAGCGCTCAGTAAAGAGATTAAGATTAAAAGCAATAGTCTCACAGTATCCTTGAACGTAAGGGACTTACTGAATTCCAGAAAACGAAAATCTTTAACTACAACAGAATTCTTTGAGCGCTATAGCGAATCCCAATGGAGACAACGACAAATAAATTTATCCCTGATTTACAGATTCAATCAAAAACTAAATAAACGTGAACGCTCTGGAAACGGCGAAAATGGTAATGGTGATGATATGGATTTTGAAGGGTAG
- the ahr gene encoding NADPH-dependent aldehyde reductase Ahr: protein MKVNAYAANSAGSDLEKFDYNLPDIGKEHVDIKVHYCGLCHSDLSMINNDWGNSQFPLVPGHEIVGEIIALGSEVKGLKKGDKVGLGWFSESCMHCNQCMDGKQHLCSDTEGTIVGRHGGFADHVRGHWSWVTKLPDGIDMAKAGPLFCGGITVFNPIVLSGVQPTDKVGVIGIGGLGHMALKFLKAWGCEVTAFTSNKDKTDALKKMGAHNVVDSTDSDDLESIAGTLDFILNTTNVKLDWNAFLTTLAPQGKLHTVGAVLEPMEIPAFSMIAGEKSVGGSPLGSIALTRKMLEFCVRHDIYPTVEEFEMQDVNKAIKHLHDGKARFRVVLKA from the coding sequence ATGAAAGTAAACGCATACGCAGCAAATTCGGCAGGATCAGATTTAGAAAAATTCGATTATAATTTGCCAGACATTGGTAAAGAGCATGTGGACATCAAAGTGCATTATTGTGGCCTTTGTCATAGCGATTTAAGCATGATTAATAACGATTGGGGAAATTCTCAATTTCCGCTTGTTCCAGGTCATGAGATTGTAGGGGAGATCATCGCCTTAGGAAGCGAAGTGAAAGGGCTCAAAAAAGGAGATAAAGTTGGACTGGGATGGTTTTCAGAATCCTGTATGCATTGCAATCAGTGCATGGATGGTAAGCAACATTTATGTAGCGATACAGAGGGAACTATTGTTGGTCGTCATGGTGGATTTGCAGACCATGTCCGTGGGCATTGGTCTTGGGTAACTAAATTACCTGATGGCATTGATATGGCTAAAGCAGGTCCATTGTTTTGTGGAGGAATAACCGTTTTTAATCCTATTGTATTGTCTGGAGTGCAACCCACAGATAAAGTAGGCGTTATTGGTATTGGTGGCTTGGGTCATATGGCGTTAAAGTTTTTGAAAGCTTGGGGTTGCGAGGTTACTGCTTTCACGTCTAATAAAGATAAGACGGACGCTTTAAAGAAAATGGGAGCACATAATGTTGTGGACTCCACAGATTCAGACGACTTAGAAAGTATAGCAGGAACATTGGATTTTATCCTAAACACCACAAATGTGAAACTTGATTGGAATGCCTTTTTAACCACATTGGCACCACAGGGAAAATTACACACCGTTGGTGCGGTTTTAGAACCGATGGAAATACCAGCCTTCAGCATGATTGCAGGTGAAAAATCCGTTGGTGGAAGTCCGTTGGGAAGTATAGCCCTAACTAGAAAAATGTTGGAATTCTGTGTGAGACATGATATTTATCCAACAGTTGAAGAATTTGAAATGCAAGATGTTAATAAGGCCATCAAACATTTACATGATGGAAAAGCTCGATTTAGAGTGGTATTGAAAGCATAA